The Anopheles gambiae chromosome 2, idAnoGambNW_F1_1, whole genome shotgun sequence genomic sequence TTATGATATACAGAGATTCCTCGAcatacgctattaatgcgggCCGGAGGCAACAGCGTATCTCGAACAttagcgtaagtcgaatttcgagaTTTTAAGTAAAATTATAGCTTATTTTTGTCTAAATTTGCTAGAAGTCGTAGGTTTTATCTACTAAATGAGTGAATCGATGCGATTTCAACCGAATACTTCCAATTCGGTACAAATCTTTGTAATTCGTTCGAATGAGAGTTCATTTAGAATTcaacaattgatgtgtcaaatcagtacaataaGCGCcaaaaactgtcaaacttgGAAAATCGCGTATAGCGTACATCGGGAAATACCTGTATTTCAGCAATGGAGGCATCCGATCTGAAGATTTCTGTCCAATTAATCAAATTTGGTAACATAACAAACAATTTTGTCTTGGCTTGTGTATGTTAAGCTGTAAACTCTGGATGAGGAGATGTCATGATTATGAAGCCCACAACTGGGTAAAGactggaaaataaaaatcagtACAAAAAATCGTATACTCTGGTCGTTTAGGCATCATTATTGCACCAGAGTGGGAAAAACGGTTACTCTGCCGTGGGGAAAAGCTGGACACAGATATTATCAATTTTGATTCTACCATAAGTTGGAGAGTGGGAAACGCCAGAAAAATTACTTAAATAAGAGCACAAGAAAGTCATGAACTATTCGACAGTTAGAGAACACGTTGAAATCTTCGAGTTTGAGGCTGTCACAAGTTATGTTGTTCCTGCAAGATGCTGATCAGGCAACTGACGTTCAAACGTTCAATCTTGCCACGACTTGGATCACTTGCTTCTGCGTTCAATCCACAATAAGCAGATACGACATCCTTCAGGGATAAGAATTAAGATATTTAGCCACTTTCCAAAACTCGATTGAATTCGGGAACGATTGTAGCGGTTGTCAAAATGAGATAAAATTGAAGTTTCCTTTGATctattttgaacattttgccatATTGTACGCATAACTGATCAGGATGctcatgaaataaattaaggCAACCGTTGTATCTAGGTAACGGCAACTATCGTGCCTCGtcgatcgagtttgggaaagtggcTGGTTCTCTAGGATTGCAAAGATCGACGTTTGAAAGTAGGACTAGGAAAAATGGCTGAAATTCTACAATTCTAACAACAGCCAAACATGCTAAGGTTGCGAGTTTGAGTAATTTTCTGAAGTGAAATCCTAAGCTGTCTTTCCGTAAGATAAGAGGACCATCTTATCATTGCATATCAAGTGTCCGTCTTGCCTTAACATCCCACAACTGCTCTAAAACAACCTTACAGCGTTTTCTAGGAGTTCTCATAACTGTGGGACACTGTAgtgactctttcttatatgaaatgaacttactgtaatgggaattggactctttagcacccttgttgaacaaatccaatagcaatttaaaatgagcctgtccaaaaagggtgccatagagttcaatttccaacgtatgaagttcacttccggtctcgtagtacagtcgtcaactcgtacgacttaacaacatgcccgtcatgggttcaatcctcaAATAGATCGCgctgccatacgtaggactgactatcctgctatgggggggggggggggggggaatcaattagtcactgaaggccaagcccacaagtgggtacaggcaggccttgaccgacatcggttgttgagccaaagaaagaagaaagaaaagaagttcacttccaatggGAAAGAATATGCGAAGTGTCCCACAAGAGTCTAGGAAGTGGTTCCCTATGAgagagaacccctggaaaaccctgtatatgtatgacgaaacattttttttaaagaaacttTCGAGTTGTAACACCTTTTCTGATGAAGAATGGATTAAATTATGGACTGCATTTATGGCATAATTGCTgtatttatgctttttttcaaATACATCTTAGGATGTCCATTGTTACTTACTTTCCCTTAGCTTTTTAGTCTCTTCGAATtgaattattcaatttttgaagcaaattatttcaaaagatAAATGTTAACCATCATATGAGCATTGAAGTGATTGCACTTTTGCAACAAGCACTGTAAATAATCATTCTAACAAAATCATCATTAAATCACCACCAGCacggtatgtgtgtatgtgtgccgaTCGTGCCAATAATGGACGCAAATTTTCCGCACCAACAAAAGCGAACGTGTTGCTgcaaaaacacgcaaaacCCAGGGAGAGAccgaaattgaaattaatccCATGCACACCGAAATAATACGGGGTGGGTGGGATGACAAAAACGCACcaatgctgctgatgctgccatCGCGTTCGGGAATATTGGGAATTTGGAGCGCATaaagctgtgtgtgtataattGAACGAGTGAGGAGCGCGCCGCTGGAAAGTGGAGCAAACGGAGGCTTTTCTCGTTCGATTGCACCGGGAGAAAAAGGAGGCACAGATAATGGCACTTGCTGCCAAATGCCCGAACAGAGTCAGGATTGATCGGATTCCGTTTTGCAGACGGAACAACTCCTTTCCGATTGGAATGGCTGCATCGATAGCATCGAGCGAAGAAATATAAGCAGATGATGATATGCATAATGAAAGGCAgttatgcacacacacacacagacagcttGGGAGGACTTCTAGTTGAGCCAAAATGGGGGCGGAAGAGGAGGGTTGCATTATTGAAGCGTCTTTCTTTCCTCGATCGATTGTGGATGCGAACGATGGTGGATAATTCATGCAACGGCAAGGATATTATCGCACGGCTCACTGCTGGCTCAAGCTGCTAAATGTAGTAGAGTGTAGAGGAAGAAGGTCTGCTTAAAAATAGATGCTGAACTGCAAAACTGAAGCTTCGGTTGGTATCGAGTTGTAAGTGCTTTTAATTTTGCAAATGTAAGGGCCGGTAAATGACGTTTGATTAAATTTCTTCCGTCGTTTATCGGCATTGTGAATGCGTTTGTGTTGATTTGAAAAGCTTCCTCTAACTGCAAAAGCCAACGCAGCTGCACTTCCGATGAGACATGGTCTCTTTTTTTAGTAGCAAataccttttttctttcttaagAACCCATTAATGCGCTAAACGGATTAAATAAGTGCAAAATCGTCACTAATCCAACTCCATTTTTCGCTTTTCTCACTCACACAGCCCGACGTCGAACGGCCGGTAGAGTACACCGTGCAGCACCATCGTCCCCAGTACCAGTATCCGCCCAGCCGTGGTGCTTCCCCGCAGGgctaccatcaccatcaccagcagcagcatcaccgcGAGGAGTACGTCGAGCTGCAGAAGCGCGAAAGTGACATCTAAAAAGGCGGCGCCAAAGAGAACCGCTGCTGCGCGAGCTAAACACGATGGCTTGGTTGGTTGCGTACCCGGCAGTGGCCATGCTGGCCATGTTCATCGTGCTGGTCATCATGCTGATACTCCGGTTCGGTGCACGGTTGTGTCAGCTGCGCCATCACACCCTGCCGGACGATCAGGATTTGCGCGACCAGGCGTACGATCAGAAGGTCAGCTACGCCTGACCGACCGACCCCGGCAGCTGAAACGCCATGAATGACGCCAAAATATTGCTGACGGGAGAGGGAGGGAAGAGATGATGGTGTGTggcttccccctttttttattgtatttccatttatttttcacaatTCCACTAAGCAATGTTTCATTCTTTTTATAACGTGAATCTCGATTTTCATACCGATCGgtgaagaagaaacacaaaTGATGCTTTTGCCCCCTTGCAGTTCGCTAGAGCTAGACTTTAGAGATGTGTACTACTAACCATGTGTAGTGTTAGTTACACATAGAagattattctttttttttttaattcccaCAAATGACAGCTAAACGTAAGACTTGTAACTACTCTACTGTGCAACACATTCCGTCCAGAGAAGGGAAAGCTTCCCATAGTTTTAAAAAAGCCGTCCGTTACGAGCGCaacaatgtattttttgtagaATGTTCCAACACAACACGAAGTTTTCCGAAACAATGCAATGCAGTTAACACatacagaaaagaaaacaatgtgCCTTTTATACACAAAACTTTACTAACATTCCTTAAACTTCCActctcactcacacaaaaCCGATCGATTTTTAGAACATTTGTACAAGAAGAAGCAATATGTAGTAaacgataaaataaataaaaaccttttttttaatttctacaaAACCCAACACagcgatttgtttttctttcaccagAGAAAACGCTTTCGCACAATAAAACACGACCCGTTTTATTCagtaaatataatttttcacattttatttctcaacgtttgtttgtttgtttttttgttttgcgcatTTTTTTGTATACGCATTTTCTCCCTACCCTCCTGCTACAATTTTCTCTCCTCCTCCTACTCCTGCTCTTCTTTTATGTCAAATATAGTTTAACCTTGTCTGAGTTTCATCATCTTTTCACCCTTTTTCATTTTCAGTGGATGTttgtctctatctctctttgttttttgtatttgtattctgctttgtttctctcttcttCATTATCTTAGTGCATTATTTGTAGTGTATTGATGTatcattttccttttcttttttcttttgtttaacttttccattttccttttgcttgcaCACCGATGCTCCGATGCCTTTCTTTTGTGTGTTCCTTTTCGGTTTCCTGTGTTTTGGTTggttcggtttgtttgtttttgttgatgtttattatttttttcctaacaaattttgtatttttcttcttcttcctctcctTTTGTCCATGGCTAATTGAAAAACCGAAAAATAAAGCAAGGACGCCCGTGTCTTTCGATTGTACCATGTGTTGATTATAGTTTTGTAAGTTCTAATTTTTCCTTCGCGTTACAGGCGCAGTTGTTTTGGTTGCTCAGTGGTGGTGGGTGGGAGTAGTGTTAGTAGAAAATTGccagaacaacaaaaaaaaaacgcaccaacCAACTCCCGCACAATGGAAACGCGTACgtaatgtgtgtatgtgtttctgtACGTTATCAAAAACTGTGTGTCCATTCAGTCCGGGATAACCAAAAGTAAAATGAGATCAGATCGCGGGTTCTTGCATTATCACAACGGAGGGATGATGATATTTACGATCGTTTCGTgcttatgtatgtgtgtgtgttcgagaGACAGAAAACATAGAAAATCTGTTCCGGGGAGGTGGAACAGAGGGGGAAGGGATAAGATGCTTTTTtaaaacgtaaaacaaaacagaaaaaaaacaaatacgaaAAGCTACCATCGTTTCAGTGTTGCTACACatttaatcatcatcatcgtcgtcgtcgtcgtcttcgtgcGTTGCTGCCTTTCTCGGCGCGCGCTGCTAGAGGTTCGCTTCATATGCTGAAGCTATTGAAATAGAATCTACACGGCCATATTACACAtacaatatattttaaaaggtAAGTATTCTAtgcgttattttttgttttgttatgtaaataatattttttttaccgcGCCTTCTGCTTGACGCTGTGGCCTGTTGCACAGCAGCGTCAGCCGGCTATAATAAGAGTGTAGAAATGATTGTTGTTTTCTTATAAACGAATTCCAAGAGCGTTTGGTTCAGAAGTGGGGGGAAAAGGTaaggcaaaaaaaggggagaaaatTTTGTTAACAGGGAACAGAACGGAAGAACGTATAaacagaaaaggaaaaaaaatagaacattatgaaaatttatgaaaagCAGCTCAACTAGAAGAGTTCTATCAAAAAAGGTAAGCAAAgaatgaaaccaaaaaaaaaaaataataataataaaaaaagcagaTAGCTTCCAGTTCTGTTGTCCGACCGGGTCGGTTCGCCAGTGGAAAAGTCCAACAAGACAAGACATCATGCCCTGATGGTGACACGCAACTGTGCCCAAAACTGGAAACATAATTGCGCTCAACAAGCACTGCCTCTCCGCTTCCGCTGTTCCACTTCATTTTTTGATCTACTTTCTTCGTTTTGTGCATATTTTCCGCCACACTTTTTCGCCTGTTTtctattccatttttttatacaaatataTCTCTGGTTTAATTTAtcttgtttctctctctctgtctcttctcttgtgttttcttttcgttttcagCTACACCTGCACGTACACATGCGGCTGCTGCGTATTATAATGCGTGCGCCCTTCTTACGCGACACGCGttgcatctctctctctctcgcatgtgtgcttgttgtttgcttgcttgcgttAAATATTATTTGTCACAATAAAAAgtcttttttcatgttttaccTTCAAATAACCAACAAACACGGCACGGCCCCACTCCGTCAGCACCGCCGCGCCTCCCTCTCCTTCTTTGCCCAGAGTTTTGTCATTATGTCCTGTCGCGGCTTCGGCCCACATCCCCTCCTGTGTTTCTCTTGGaagtatatgtatgtgtgtatatatattaGCTTTTTCCCCCTTGCCTCCACGTCTGCCATTGCTCAGCGTGCGGGTAGTGTTGAGCGTGTTCCAATCTTCGACTTCAATTAACATTTTCCTCTCCGTCGCTtcgtttttgcgactttcaaaatgaaaacaaacacaaaacacatttgcTTCCTTGTTTGCCCGATGCCGATACTGTTCCACTTTAGCGTAAACAACCCGTCATTGCAAGCTGTAACATAT encodes the following:
- the LOC133391090 gene encoding uncharacterized protein LOC133391090, whose translation is MAWLVAYPAVAMLAMFIVLVIMLILRFGARLCQLRHHTLPDDQDLRDQAYDQKVSYA